In Thunnus maccoyii chromosome 11, fThuMac1.1, whole genome shotgun sequence, one genomic interval encodes:
- the LOC121906476 gene encoding olfactory receptor 7C1-like, with translation MTNTSIIVVFSLSGFSATVSYQVTLLSLTLLCYCLILVVNVSLILTIILDQNLHEPMYIFLCNLCINGLYGTAGFYPKFVFDLMSDIHIISYVGCFLQVFVIYSYATIDFSILALMAYDRCVAICRPLEYHSVMSVRRIAVLVSLSWLVPLCFEVMVVTLTSTLKLCGSQIQKLYCENWSIVKLACSTTIANNIVGLIVISFYCGHVLFIVYSYVRIIIVCWKSSAEFKGKVLQSCLPHVISFVICSVTGFCDIALSRYDPEEINTFMAVFLSLEFVVIPPVMNPLVYGLKLPEIRRHILRML, from the exons ATGACTAACACATCCATTATAGTTGTATTTTCACTGTCTGGCTTCAGTGCCACAGTCAGCTACCAAGTCACACTTTTGTCTCTCACTTTACTATGTTATTGTCTCATTTTGGTGGTAAATGTGTCTCTCATTTTAACCATAATCTTGGACCAAAACCTACATGAGCccatgtacatttttttgtgtaatcTGTGCATCAATGGACTTTATGGGACTGCAGGATTTTACCCCAAATTTGTTTTTGATCTTATGTCTGatattcatatcatatcatatgtGGGATGCTTTTTGCAGGTCTTTGTTATATACTCCTACGCAACAATTGATTTCTCTATTCTTGCTCTGATGGCCTATGACAGATGTGTGGCTATATGTCGACCACTGGAGTATCACTCTGTTATGTCTGTGCGAAGGATTGCCGTGTTAGTTAGTTTGTCTTGGCTTGTTCCTCTCTGCTTTGAGGTTATGGTTGTAACTTTAACATCTACTTTGAAATTATGTGGCTCCCAGATACAGAAACTCTACTGTGAGAACTGGTCAATTGTTAAACTTGCCTGTAGCACAACGATAGCTAACAACATTGTTGGACTGATTGTTATTTCTTTCTATTGTGGGCATGTCCTCTTCATTGTGTATTCATACG TGCGAATAATAATTGTTTGCTGGAAAAGCTCAGCAGAATTCAAAGGGAAAGTATTACAGAGCTGTCTGCCACATGTTATTTCTTTTGTGATATGTTCCGTCACAGGATTTTGTGATATCGCCCTGAGCCGGTATGATCCTGAGgagataaacacatttatggctgtttttctgtcactaGAGTTTGTTGTCATTCCTCCAGTTATGAATCCTCTTGTGTATGGCCTGAAGTTACCAGAAATTAGGAGACACATTTTAAGAATGTTATAG
- the LOC121907501 gene encoding olfactory receptor 10J4-like, with product MDNNTVSFYFNFTLFVKIGHYRYPTFVFCLLLYSFIVSANLVIMLMISRERTLHEPMYMFIACLSVNDLYGSTGFFPRFLMDLLSDSHLISHPACFIQIYVIYTYACNEMIILGIMAYDRYVAVCHPLHYHRKMTSKTVFKLAAMAWIYSAFAVTVCNSMSMRLPLCGNKIQKVFCANWNIVKLSCVATVVNNIVGMLLTIASVFFPLFYILYTYLRIIIVCWKSSAEFKGKVLERCLPHVISFVICSITGFCDIALSRYDPEEINTFMAVFLSLEFVVIPPVMNPLVYGLKLPEIRRHILRML from the coding sequence ATGGACAACAATACTGTTTCCTTTTACTTCAACTTCACCTTGTTTGTGAAAATTGGACACTACCGCTATCCAACCTTTGTCTTTTGCCTCCTGCTCTACAGTTTTATTGTCTCTGCTAATCTCGTCATAATGCTGATGATATCTCGAGAAAGAACTCTACATGAGCCCATGTATATGTTTATTGCTTGTTTATCTGTCAACGATCTGTACGGTTCTACTGGCTTCTTCCCCAGATTCCTCATGGATCTTCTGTCTGACTCTCATTTGATCTCACATCCTGCTTGTTTCATTCAGATATATGTTATTTACACATATGCTTGCAATGAAATGATCATCCTGGGCATTATGGCATACGATAGGTATGTTGCTGTATGTCATCCTTTACACTACCACAGAAAAATGACCTCTAAAACTGTTTTCAAGTTGGCAGCAATGGCTTGGATTTATTCGGCCTTTGCTGTTACAGTATGTAACTCCATGTCCATGAGGCTTCCTTTATGTGGCAACAAGatacaaaaagtgttttgtgcCAACTGGAACATCGTAAAATTATCATGTGTTGCCACAGTTGTCAACAATATTGTAGGTATGCTTTTAACTATAGCCTCAGttttctttccccttttttaCATCCTGTACACCTATCTGCGAATAATAATCGTTTGCTGGAAAAGCTCAGCAGAATTCAAAGGGAAAGTATTAGAGAGATGTCTGCCACATGTTATTTCTTTTGTGATATGTTCCATCACAGGATTTTGTGATATCGCCCTGAGTCGGTATGATCCTGAGgagataaacacatttatggctgtttttctgtcactaGAGTTTGTTGTCATTCCTCCAGTTATGAATCCTCTTGTGTATGGCCTGAAGTTACCAGAAATTAGGAGACACATTTTAAGAATGTTATAG